Sequence from the Maribellus comscasis genome:
CTCCAGAAATTCAAAACAGAACCAGTAAATATGAATGAAAAGAATCAAAATACTTACGGCTCTTATCAGTTCGATTATTTTAGCGAGGCTTCTTACATCGTCTTCGTTTTGCATAGCTTATTGTTTTCGTTTTCTTCTTTTCTTTCTCTTTATTCTTCGGATAAATTCTTCCTCTTCCGGATTCTCTCCACGGTTGTCGACTGCCAGTAATCCAACTAAATTCTCCAGCGTTGAATCGGGCGTGAAAGTGGATTGAGGTGGTACAAATTCCGGTGCTTTCTCCTGCTTCGCATGTGGCTCATTTCCATTGAATTTTTCATGGAATACATTGGCAGAAAAATCTTTTCCCAGACGAGAACCATTAAAAACAAACTTTTGCCGGTGGTCGATAAACGTTACACCATAAATGCGTCCTGATTCGTTTTCGCGAAACAAAACTGAAATCTGGTTTTTCAGAAGTTGTTTTTCAAAATCTTTTCGGTTGCTACATGTATTTAGTGTTTTTGAAATAATTGCCTTTGGTCTTTCTTTGAGGTTTTTGGTTTTAATGGCCACTTTTGATTTTTCAATCCGTTTTTGAATTGCATCACTCCCCGTTTGTTTTCCGAACTTTGAAGATTTGATGGGTGTTCCGTAAACGTCTCCCTTATTGTTTAAAGCAGCATAAACAAGCCCTTTATACAATTTCCCGCGGTGTTCTCCTTTTACTTCTGCAACATGAACATTATAAATGGCAAGCAAAGCCTTGTACTCATTAAATGATTGAAAATGCCACGACCGAGCTACAGGCCGCACAACATTGGCAATTTGTTGTTTGATATTGCCTTTCTTTGGCTCAACCGCTTTTAATGAATATCCCGCTGCTTTTTGTTTTTCATCGGCAGGTATCAATCCGTACTTTCGTTCCAATTCCCGGCAAATCCGCATGGACAAACGGTGCTGAAAATTGTCGCGAATCATTTTCCCGGTTTCATCCACCTTGACTG
This genomic interval carries:
- the mobB gene encoding conjugal transfer protein MobB, translated to MVAKISSGSSLYSALAYNQHKMKAGVAKVLFTSNMVEPMNGKFSIGICTQSFEPYLLANNRTENPVIHISLNPDPKDKLNDEQFAQIAEEYMQKLGYGNQPFVVYKHEDIDRHHIHIVSVKVDETGKMIRDNFQHRLSMRICRELERKYGLIPADEKQKAAGYSLKAVEPKKGNIKQQIANVVRPVARSWHFQSFNEYKALLAIYNVHVAEVKGEHRGKLYKGLVYAALNNKGDVYGTPIKSSKFGKQTGSDAIQKRIEKSKVAIKTKNLKERPKAIISKTLNTCSNRKDFEKQLLKNQISVLFRENESGRIYGVTFIDHRQKFVFNGSRLGKDFSANVFHEKFNGNEPHAKQEKAPEFVPPQSTFTPDSTLENLVGLLAVDNRGENPEEEEFIRRIKRKKRRKRKQ